One window from the genome of Cucumis melo cultivar AY chromosome 10, USDA_Cmelo_AY_1.0, whole genome shotgun sequence encodes:
- the LOC127151260 gene encoding uncharacterized protein LOC127151260, translating to MKVWLFIRGKFSIIATHHVLYLVVQAAPVEWAEDEFLQMVLVQVVDMVGKVVMDTIMAPSLMAVLRMVIPISLVNLAVVVEMVVLLAKQQVVGLLIIEVISG from the exons ATGAAAGTTTGGTTATTCATAAGAGGAAAATTTTCCATTATTGCAACTCACCATGTTTTGTACTTGGTTGTGCAGGCTGCACCGGTGGAGTGGGCAGAGGACGAATTTTTGCAAATGGTCTTGGTGCAGGTGGTGGACATGGTGGGAAAGGTGGTGATGGATACTATAATGGCACCTTCATTAATGGCGGTGTTGCGTATGGTGATCCCAATCTCCCTTGTGAACTTGGCAGTGGTAGTGGAAATGGTAGTCTTGCTGGCGAAACAGCAGGTGGTGGGATTATTG ataattgaagtgatatcgggttga
- the LOC127151157 gene encoding magnesium transporter MRS2-I-like — MILRYTEAICSFLAARTTELETATYPALDELTAKISSRNLDRVRKLKSAMTRLTARVQKVRDELEQLLDDDDDMADLYLSRKMSSSSPVSGSGPANWFPASPTIGSKISRASRASVATVRGDEDDIEELEMLLEAYFMQIDGTLNKLTTLREYIDDTEDYINIQVTKNARFLFIKSS; from the exons ATGATTTTAAG ATATACGGAAGCTATATGTAGTTTTCTTGCTGCACGGACAACTGAACTGGAGACTGCTACTTATCCTGCCTTGGATGAGCTTACTGCCAAG ATTAGTTCCCGCAACTTGGACAGAGTTCGTAAGTTGAAGAGTGCAATGACCAGGTTGACTGCGAGGGTTCAAAAG GTAAGAGATGAGCTCGAACAATTACTGGACGACGACGATGATATGGCAGACCTTTACTTGTCAAGAAAGATGAGCTCATCTTCTCCTGTAAGTGGTTCTGGTCCTGCCAATTGGTTTCCCGCCTCTCCTACCATTGGTTCAAAGATCTCGAGAGCAAGCAGAGCAAGTGTTGCAACTGTACGTGGGGACGAGGATGACATCGAGGAACTTGAAATGCTGCTGGAG GCTTACTTTATGCAAATTGATGGTACATTGAACAAATTAACTACA CTGCGAGAATATATTGATGACACAGAAGATTATATTAATATCCAGGTAACAAAAAACGCAAGATTCTTGTTTATTAAAAGTTCTTAA
- the LOC127151156 gene encoding 14-3-3-like protein GF14 kappa, with translation MKIKEAKTQVWALEMKRDEKEVKSPLEVCNHSSIAGCFKHGALRGICHGSKIKTHTWQDMSGLASHFTIFSFLLYQTLRKKVFSQHFFPFFLSQSHHFLPSLLGSTFLGSTPGSELSVEERNLLSVAYKNVIGSLRAAWRIVSSIEQKEESRKNEEHVVLVKDYRSKVESELSDVCASILQLLDSNLIPSASASESKVFYLKMKGDYHRYLAEFKVGDERKAAAEDTMLAYRAAQVFVARFFFLLFLVLVRPCG, from the exons ATGAAGATAAAAGAGGCTAAAACTCAAGTTTGGGCATTAGAAATGAAAAGAGATGAAAAAGAAGTTAAAAGTCCTCTTGAAGTGTGCAACCACTCAAGTATTGCTGGATGCTTTAAACATGGAGCATTAAGGGGTATATGTCATGGATCAAAGATCAAGACACATACTTGGCAAGACATGAGTGGACTGGCTAGTC aCTTTACtattttctcctttcttctctaccaaaccctacgaaagaaggttttctctcaacatttcttccctttcttcctttctcaatctcatcactttctcccCTCTCTTCTTGGTTCAACATTTCTTGGTTCAACACCTGGCTCTGAGCTTTCTGTTGAGGAGCGAAATCTTCTCTCTGTCGCTTACAAGAACGTGATTGGCTCACTTCGAGCTGCTTGGCGGATTGTTTCTTCCATCGAGCAAAAGGAAGAGAGTCGTAAGAATGAAGAGCATGTTGTTCTTGTTAAGGATTATAGATCAAAGGTTGAGTCTGAGCTTTCCGATGTCTGCGCGAGTATTTTGCAGCTTTTGGACTCGAATCTTATTCCATCTGCCTCTGCTAGTGAGTCTAAGGTCTTCTACTTGAAGATGAAAGGGGATTACCATAGGTATTTGGCGGAGTTTAAGGTTGGAGATGAGAGAAAAGCTGCTGCTGAGGATACTATGCTGGCTTATAGGGCTGCTCAGGTATTTGTGGCTcgctttttctttttactttttttggtATTAGTGAGACCGTGTGGATGA
- the LOC107991506 gene encoding uncharacterized protein LOC107991506 yields the protein MDFITRLPRTLKGYTVIWVVIDRLTKSAHFIPGKSTNTATKFWKGLQLALDTRLDFSTAFHPQTNGQTERLRLAWHRLRLRMVGVIDLLYVGVKLIAHMKDVLRFEKKGKLSPRFVRSFEILERNGPVAYRLTLSPAFSAVHDVLHVSMLRKYVADSTHVVDFEPLHINENLDYEKQPVEILAREVKMLRNTGIALVKVLFRNHEVEEPHGRESMT from the exons atggacttcattacaagACTGCCTAGGACTCTGAAGGGCTATACGGTGATTTGGGTTGTTATTGACAGGCTCACGAAGTCAGCTCACTTTattccagggaaatccactAACACCGCTA CAAAGTTttggaaaggacttcagcttgcATTGGACACGAGGTTAGATTTCAGTACAGCCTTTCATCCTCAGACTAATGGTCAAACAGAAAG GCTAagattggcatggcaccgtttgaggcttAGAATGGTAGGTGTTATAGATCTCCTGTATGTTGGGGTGAAGTTG ATAGCACATATGAAGGATGTTTTGAGGtttgaaaagaaagggaagctaagtccacgttttgtaAGGTCGTTTGAGATACTTGAGCGAaatggccccgtggcttaccgtTTGACGTTATCTCCAGCGTTTTCTGCAGTACATGACGTactccatgtttctatgttgaggaagtatgtcGCAGACTCAACACATGTAGTTGACTTTGAGCCATTGCACATCAATGAGAACTTGGACTATGAGAAGCAACCAGTCGAGATTTTGGCGAGAGAGGTCAAGATGCTTCGTAATACGGGGATTGCGCTCGTAAAAGTTCTTTTCCGAAACCACGAAGTTGAAGAGCCACATGGAAGAGAGAGTATGActtga